The following proteins come from a genomic window of Rutidosis leptorrhynchoides isolate AG116_Rl617_1_P2 chromosome 10, CSIRO_AGI_Rlap_v1, whole genome shotgun sequence:
- the LOC139870677 gene encoding uncharacterized protein, with protein MIFNLWFSGSRVARNGVGIIIGPPYNENVVDVSRRSDRIMSVRLVIQEVTYTVISAYAPHAGLGAGEKRHFWESLDEVVRMCPPDHRLLIGGDLNGHIGSDVEGYPGTHGGFGYGVRNEEGSSILDFAVAQDLVVVNSFFNKTNAQLATFHSGDHSTQIDYLLLRKGELRTCGDCKVLTNLICSSQHRLLIMDLVLQRRVTKSVRPGQPKIIWKKLNGEKAETFKTLVVENAEVEMVSHDDADHMWNCLASTIREAAKEALSVAVGTSGGHRSNRESWWLSDDGTPTGRTRVEQRYKEAKREAKKAVARAKEKAYEDLYGKLDSKEGANDIYRIAKARERRRRDLVNIKFIKNEAGQTLVKEDEIRKRWEGYFSSLFAGGRPEGHEDPQDSDLEQSQNNIDCGRINQEEVRTALRKMGRNKAMGPDRTRSPSRRGDASVMTVLGG; from the exons ATGATATTCAACTTGTGGTTCTCGGGATCGAGAGTTGCTAGAAATGGTGTTGGAATTATTATTGGCCCACCCTATAACGAGAATGTAGTGGATGTGAGTAGACGgagcgataggattatgtcggttaggtTAGTGATCCAAGAGGTGACCTACACGGTCATTAGCGCTTACGCACCTCATGCGGGCCTTGGTGCAGGTGAAAAGAGACACTTTTGGGAATCGTTAGATGAGGTTGTGAGGATGTGCCCTCCGGACCATCGATTACTTATTGGTGGAGATCTAAATGGTCATATAGGATCTGATGTCGAGGGTTATCCGGGTACCCATGGGGGCTTTGGGTACGGAGTAAGGAATGAGGAAGGGAGCTCTATTCTCGATTTTGCCGTTGCCCAAGATTTGGTCGTTGTGAATTCGTTTTTCAACAAAACGAATGCTCAGTTAGCAACCTTCCATAGCGGGGATCATAGTACCCAGATTGACTATTTGCTACTTCGCAAAGGGGAACTTAGGACATGTGGGGACTGTAAGGTATTGACCAACTTGATATGCTCCTCCCAACACAGATTGTTGATCATGGATTTGGTTCTCCAGAGACGGGTCACCAAGAGTGTAAGGCCCGGCCAACCTAAAATTATATGGAAGAAGTTGAACGGTGAGAAGGCGGAGACTTTTAAAACTTTGGTTGTGGAAAATGCAGAAGTGGAAATGGTATCTCATGATGATGCGGACCATATGTGGAATTGTCTGGCGTCCACCATTAGAGAGGCAGCCAAGGAAGCCTTAAGTGTCGCAGTAGGAACATCGGGAGGACATAGGTCGAATAGAGAATCATGGTGGCTTAGTGACGAT GGGACTCCGACGGGTAGAACTAGGGTTGAACAGAGATATAAAGAAGccaaaagagaagctaagaaggctgtGGCCCGTGCAAAAGAGAAGGCATATGAAGATTTGTATGGGAAACTAGACTCCAAAGAAGGAGCAAATGATATCTAcaggatagccaaagctagggagcgaaggCGCAGGGACCTAGTtaacatcaagtttatcaaaaATGAAGCTGGTCAAACCTTAGTAAAGGAAGACGAAATTCGGAAAAGATGGGAAGGGTATTTCTCATCTCTTTTCGCTGGTGGAAGACCTGAGGGTCACGAAGATCCGCAAGACTCTGATCTAGAACAATCCCAGAACAACATAGATTGTGGGAGGATCAACCAGGAGGAAGTAAGAACggcactacgaaagatggggagaaataaAGCTATGGGACCGGACCGGACCAGATCCCCATCGAGGCGTGGCGATGCCTCGGTGATGACGGTGTTAGGTGGTTGA